CGATCCCGCTCGCGCTGAAGCACGGCATCACCATGGGCATCGGCCTCTTCATCGCCCTGATCGGCCTCTACAAGGCCGGCTTCGTCCACAAGGGCACGGCGACACCCGTATCGCTCGGCCCCGCCGGTGAACTCGCCGGCTGGCCCGTCCTCATCTTCTGCGTGACCCTCCTGCTCATCTTCATGCTCCAGGCGCGCAACATCCCCGGCGCGATCCTGATCGGCATCGTGGCCGGCACCGTCCTCGCGATCGTCATCAACGCGATCGGCGACATCCCCGCCAAGTCCTGGAGCAGCGGCCCGCCGGAGCTCCACGGGAGCGCGGTCTCCGCACCGGACTTCTCGCTCTTCGGGGACGTGGAGTTCGGCGGCTGGGGCGACGTCGGCGTGATGACGGTCGGCATGATCGTCTTCACCCTCGTGCTGGCCGGCTTCTTCGACGCGATGGCCACCATCATCGGCGTCGGTACGGAGGCCGGGCTCGCCGACGACAAGGGCCGGATGCCCGGCCTCTCCAAGGCGCTGTTCATCGACGGCGCGGGCGGTGCGATCGGCGGTGTCGCCGGAGGCTCCGGCCAGACCGTCTTCGTCGAGTCGGCGACCGGCGTCGGCGAGGGTGCCAGGACCGGACTCGCGTCCGTCGTCACCGGTCTCTTCTTCGCGGCCTGCCTCTTCTTCACCCCGCTGACCGCGATCGTGCCGACCGAGGTGGCGTCCGCCGCCCTCGTCGTCATCGGCGCCATGATGATGCAGAACGCCCGGCACGTGGACTGGGGCGACCGTTCCGTCGCCATCCCGGTCTTCCTCACCGTCGTCCTGATGCCCTTCACCTACACCATCACCACCGGTGTCGCGGCAGGCGTCATCTCGTACGCCGCCATCAAGCTCGCCCAGGGCAAGGCCCGCGAGGTCGGGGCCTTCATGTGGGGTCTGACGGCGATCTTCATCGTCTACTTCGCGCTCAATCCCATCGAGAGCTGGCTGGGCGTCCACTGACGCCCGCCCCCTCCGCACTCTGTCTAAGGAGAAACGCCATGCTGGACATCGCCGAAGAGCTTCACCGGTGGGTCGGGCAGGGACGCGAGTTCGCCGTCGCCACCGTGGTGGCGGTCGGCGGCAGCGCGCCCCGGCAGCCGGGCGCCGCCCTCGCCGTCGACCGCGACGGCACGGCGATCGGATCGGTCTCCGGCGGATGTGTGGAGGGCGCGGTCTACGAGCTGTGCCAGCAGGCACTCGACGACGGCCGGACCGTCCGGGAGCAGTTCGGCTACAGCGACGAGGACGCCTTCGCGGTCGGTCTGACCTGCGGCGGCGTCATCGACATCCTGGTCACACCGGTGCGTGCGGACGATCCCGCGCGCCCGGTGTTCGCCGCCGCGCTCGCTGCCGCCGCGGAGGGGACGGCGGCAGCGGTCGCGCGGATCACCGAGGGGCCCGCCGAGCTGCTCGGCCGTCCGCTCCTCGTCCACCCCGACGGTTCGTACCAGGGCGGGCTCGGCGGTCATGCCGACCTCGACCGCACCGTGGTGGCCGAGGCCCGCGCGATGCTCGACGCGGGCCGCACCGGCTCCCTCGTCATCGGGGCCGAGGGCTCGCGGTGCGGGGAGCCCGTCACCCTGCTCGTCGAATCGAGCGTTCCGCCACCCCGCATGATCGTCTTCGGGGCCATCGACTTCGCCTCCGCACTGGTCCGGGCCGGCCGTTTCCTCGGCTACCGGGTCACCCTCTGCGACGCCCGGCCGGTCTTCGCCACCGCGGCCCGCTTCCCGGAGGCCGACGAGATCGTCGTCGAGTGGCCGCACCGCTACCTCGCGTCGACCGAGGTCGACGCGCGGACCGTCCTGTGCGTCCTCACGCACGACGCCAAATTCGATGTGCCGCTGCTCGAAGCGGCCTTGAAGCTGCCCGTCGCCTACGTCGGCGCGATGGGCTCGCGCCGTACCCACCTCGACCGCAACGAACGACTGCGCGAGGCCGGGGTCACCGAGAGCGAACTGGCCAGGCTGCACTCGCCGATCGGCCTCGACC
The Streptomyces sp. NBC_00234 DNA segment above includes these coding regions:
- a CDS encoding NCS2 family permease — its product is MTQQSVEPRTGAEDAGHGSRVPAGRSWLDRYFHISDRGSTVARELRGGVTTFMAMAYILLLNPLILGGKDVDGNLLSQPGLITATALAAAATTLLMGFVGKVPLALAAGLSVSGVLAGQVAPAMTWPQAMGMCVIYGVVICLLVVTGLRELIMNAIPLALKHGITMGIGLFIALIGLYKAGFVHKGTATPVSLGPAGELAGWPVLIFCVTLLLIFMLQARNIPGAILIGIVAGTVLAIVINAIGDIPAKSWSSGPPELHGSAVSAPDFSLFGDVEFGGWGDVGVMTVGMIVFTLVLAGFFDAMATIIGVGTEAGLADDKGRMPGLSKALFIDGAGGAIGGVAGGSGQTVFVESATGVGEGARTGLASVVTGLFFAACLFFTPLTAIVPTEVASAALVVIGAMMMQNARHVDWGDRSVAIPVFLTVVLMPFTYTITTGVAAGVISYAAIKLAQGKAREVGAFMWGLTAIFIVYFALNPIESWLGVH
- a CDS encoding XdhC/CoxI family protein; amino-acid sequence: MLDIAEELHRWVGQGREFAVATVVAVGGSAPRQPGAALAVDRDGTAIGSVSGGCVEGAVYELCQQALDDGRTVREQFGYSDEDAFAVGLTCGGVIDILVTPVRADDPARPVFAAALAAAAEGTAAAVARITEGPAELLGRPLLVHPDGSYQGGLGGHADLDRTVVAEARAMLDAGRTGSLVIGAEGSRCGEPVTLLVESSVPPPRMIVFGAIDFASALVRAGRFLGYRVTLCDARPVFATAARFPEADEIVVEWPHRYLASTEVDARTVLCVLTHDAKFDVPLLEAALKLPVAYVGAMGSRRTHLDRNERLREAGVTESELARLHSPIGLDLGARTPEETALSIVAEIVAERRGGSGRPLTGAHTPIHHENGPPLASVA